The Clostridia bacterium DNA segment ATTCAGGTAATGTCTAGCCAACAGCCTGGTAGTGAGATCTTGGAGATATATCGGTAACGATATGTTTTAAGCGTAGATCCGCAAGGTGACAGGCCGAAAGCGATAGTTGAAGTGATTGAGCTCCGAAATTATAGTAGTTGGGATAGGCAGATGCGCTTACACACGCAGAATGCAAAACTGGCAGACACGCTAAGGTGAGTCTCTGTCAGCGCCCCGGAGTCTTAGAACTTGGCATGTCATACGATTCGAATAAGTGGCAACCCGGGAGACCCTGATTCCTCCAGGAAACTGGTATATCCTACAAGTGATAATCAAGCAAGGAAGATAAATGGGAGTCAGGGAGTCGGATGATTGCATAGTACCAATGAAGCAGGGTAATTCCCGTGGAGGAAAGGCAATCACATCAGAAGGCTCTTGTAGAGGAAACAATAATCACACACAGAGGTGAATAAATATTGGAAACAAAACTTACAAGAATAGCCTGTATTGCAAAAGCAAAGCCCAAAGAACGCTTTACTAGTCTAGTACACCTGATTGATGAAGAACTGTTAAAACAGTGCCATCAGGAACTTAATGGTAAGAAGAGTGTTGGTGTCGATGAAGTTACCAAAGAGAAATATCAACAGAATTTGGAAGATAACATCAGAGTGTTGCATCAAAAACTACGTCAGATGAGCTACAAACCCCAGGAAGTAAAACGAGTTTATATTCCCAAAGCGGGAAGTCATAAGAAGCGAGCACTGGGTATACCAACCCATGAGGATAAAATTGTTCAGTTGGCGGTCAATAAGATTTTGACAGTTATCTATGAACAGGATTTCTTAGATTTCTCCTATGGGTTTCGTCCAGGCAAGAATTGTCATGACGCAATACGGGGACTCAATACCATCTTGGTTACTAAGAAGACCAACTGGGTAGTGGATGCAGATATTCGAGGATTCTTTGACAATGTTGACCATCAATGGATGAGGAAAGCTTTGGAAGTAAGAATTGCGGATAAACAACTCATTAGACTTATCATGCGCATGCTGAAAAGCGGCATCATGGAGCAGGGCGTAAGACAAAGTACTTTGGTTGGCACCCCGCAAGGCGGGGTTATTTCACCACTATTAGCGAATATTTATCTTCATTACATCTTGGATTTGTGGTTTGAGAAAAGTATCAAGAAGCATAATAGAGGTGAAACGGAGATGGTTCGGTACGCAGATGACTTTGTGTGTTGTTTTCAATATGAAAATGAAGCGAAGCAATTCTATCAGCAACTACAAGAAAGATTGAGAAAATTCGGTCTTGAGGTAGCGCATAATAAAACGAGCATCATCGAGTTTGGTAGATATGCCCATGCAAACAGACAAAAGAAAGGATTAGGTAAGCCTGCTACATTCAATTTTCTAGGGTTTACCCATTACTGTGGTAGAAGTCGTAACGGTAAGTTCCGAGTAAAACGTAAAACAGAGAAGAAAAAGTTCTGGGGAGCTATTGCAAGAATGAAGGATTGGCTTAAGCAGCATCGAAACTTGCCAATTCGTGATATCTTGCAAGGCGTCAGGATAAGACTCTTAGGACACTACCGTTATTATGGCATCACAGACAACAGTCCAATGCTTTCGAAATATCAGTATTGGGTTACATGGCTCATGTTTAAGTGGATTAATCGGCGAAGTCAACGCAACAGTTATACGTGGGAGAATTTTGAAATGTTTTTAAGAACAAATCCTTTGCCAGGACCGAAGGTATACATCAGTATCATTTAATAGCTTTTGCAAACAAGGTCAATCTTATGATGAGGAGCCGTGTGCGTAAATAGCGCAAGCACGGTTCTGGGAGGGGTGTAGGTTCAACTGAGTTATCAGGAGGCCTGCATCTACTCGACAAAACAAAATGAGCCAAAAACTCACAACTCGGTTACAATAAATGTGCTAGCAAATACTAAACCGAGGAGTGTGAATCATGGCTCAGTACAATATTACCCTAACCGAAGAACTCTTGCACGGTCTTTTCGTCTCAGATGGAAAAGATGAAGCTTTTTCTAACCTATTGGAAGAGATATTCAACCAAGTATTGGTTGCTCAATCTAATGACCAAATTGGTGCTGCCCCATACGAACGCACCGACGAAAGGAAGGCTTACCGTAACGGATACAGGGACCGACAGTTGACCACCAGGGTGGGAACACTGACGCTGCACGTCCCAAGACATCGTAACGGCGACTTCAGCACTGAACTTTTTGAGCGTTACCAACGCAGCGAGCAAGCCCTGCTTCTGGCCATGATGCAAATGGTCGTGAGCGGTGTATCCTCCAGGAAGGTGGAAGACATCACCTATGAACTCTGTGGCAGGAAGTTCTCCAAGTCTATGGTTTCTAAACTGTGCGAAAAGTTGGATCCCATCGTAAAGAATTTTCAGAACCGTCCGCTCGAAAAGCATTATCCCTTCCTGGTGGTGGATGCCCTTTACCTCAAGGTACGCGAAGATAACCGAGTCCGTTCCAAAGGACTACTTGTAGCTGTGGCTGTTAACCAAGAAGGTTACCGTGAAATCATCGGTTTCAGGGTGGCAGACACAGAGTCCGAAACAAGCTGGAGAGAGTTCTTCTCATCCTTGAAGGACCGAGGTCTTAAAGATGTACATCTGGTCACTTCGGACAGCCACAGAGGACTTGTGAACGCCATCAGGAAACATTTCCAGGGCGCTACCTGGCAGAGATGCCAAACACACTTTTCAAGGAACGTGCTGGACTTGACACCAAAGTCACTGCAGCCAGAACTGAAAGAACATCTACGTAGGCTCTATGAAGCTGTTGATCTAGAAAGTGCCACCAAAGTTCGTGATGAGATTATAGACAAGTACGAAACCAAAGCATCACGTGCAATGAATCTTCTAGATGAAGCCTTTGCCGATGTCACAGCTGTTCTCAGCGTTCCCTTAAAATACAGGAAACGGCTCCGAACCAGCAACGGCATTGAGCGACTAAACCAGGAGATTCGCCGTAGAGAGCGAGTCATACGGATCTTCCCGAATGAGGCTTCGGTTATCCGTCTCATTGGCGCCCTACTCATGGAACAGGACGAGAAATGGCAGACTGGCCGCAAGTATTTTGAGATGGATCTTTACTACCAGACGTTTTCTGAATCTAAGAATTCTGCAAAGGCTGCTGCAGTCGCCTAATCTAAACTACCGAGGAATTTACACACAAATGTGGACTTGACTGCGCTCACTTTTTTTTGGTTAAAATTGCGATTAGTATTCGAACCAACTAGGATTTTTCTTTTCGTTTATGAATCTATGACAGAAAGGAGAAATTCATATGTTATCACAGCTTGATTGGAAGGTGAAGAAAGTCGTAGTCGTCGTTGTAGGTATTACCCTGCTAGGTCTAGGCTCACTGAGTGTGAAACTTGTGAAGGGGAGTGAACAAGCCATTGTCTATGAAGGTGAGACAGAAAGTGGATCAATTGCTTATAGCGAGGGTATTGAAAAAGAAGAAGTCCTACTGGCGGTACATGTTGGAGGAGAAGTATCAATTCCTGGTGTTTACTATTTGGCCGAGGGCAGTCGGGTAGATGATGCCATCAAATTGGCGGAACCCTTAGACACAGCATACTTGGATGGATTGAATTTGGCTATGTATGTAACAGATGGACAAAAGATTTTTGTTCCCACTAGGGGAAACCAACACTTAGATGGTAGGGTTAATCTAAACACAGCAAGCCAAGGAGAATTGGAGACACTTCCTGGCATTGGTGAGGTTACTGCCCGAAAGATAATTCGATACCGTGAAGATGTGAGTCCATTTTATGCGATAGAAGACTTGTTGCGAATCGATGGATTTGGTGAAGGTAAATTGGCAGAATTGAAAGATTTGGTCTGTGTCTACTGATGTCACTTTTTGAGATCGTATTTTTTTCAATGTTGATTGGCATTGGGGCAGCATTAAAATATGGAATTCGCATGCCAGTCGTATTATTAATCCTAGTGCTAACAATAGGTTTGAGTGTACTATTAACAACATATAAAAAATGGGATACAAACGAAAAAGGATTCAACAAAAAATGTATCGGCTTGCTCTTTGTACTATTGGTAAGCATGATTGTTGCTTTGGTTTCAGGAAAATATGCAGAGTACTATAGCAATAATAGAATGAGCCAATTATCTAAGATAGCTAAAGAAGAGTATATATTGCTGTATTTAACCCAACCTATGCAAGAAAAAACTAGAAATAGTTTTCAAGGGAGTTCGCAATACTATAGTGGTATCTTTAAAACCGAAGATTGTGAGCATAACTTCAAGGTATCGCTTAATTTGCCTGAATCATTGAATTTAGGACAACAGATTGCCGTTGATCCTCAAAAACTGGAAATACCTGAACCTAGCGCGGGTGCAGGACAAATTGACTTTAGGGGCTATAATTTTAGTAAACATATTTTGCTCCAAGGAAATCTGGCTCAAAACGAGTACCTAAGGGTAGAACAGGTTAAAAAGCCACTAGCCATCCGAATCGAACAACATAAACAACGTTTTTACAGAAAGCTAGATTCATATTTTGGTGAGCAAGCAGGATTATTGAAGGGGATGGTATTTGGCGATACTGAAAATATCACGGATGAGGATTTAGCACTACTGACCTCGTTAGGCTTAAGACATTTGTTTGCAGTATCCGGGTTTCACGTTGGCATATACTATTGCCTACTTCTGATGCTCTGTGCACTCATAGGCTGTAAAGGTTGGCCTAGAACAATAGTAATTACGACAGGCTTGGTGTATTTTTGTCTACTAACGGGTTATAGTGCTTCAACTTTGCGGGCAAGCCTAGTTCTTTTTATATACCTTGCTATGGAAAATTTGGAATGGGAGAAACGCTTTGCGACTTCTCTAGCCATGGCGGGCATGGTACTATTAGTATGGAATCCATATCTGATATATAGTGTGGGTTACAAGTTATCCTTTGCTGCCGCCTTTGGCATTCAGTATCTGTATCCATTTTTTAAGAAGATGTTTGGGATGAGAATACTGGGGGTCGGATTAAGTGCATGGCTCGGCTCTTTACCATTTCAATCTGTTTTTTATGGTGTTTCTTGGATCGGAATCATATTCACACCAGTTTTTTCACTGTTTTTAAGCCTATTTCTACCATGTGTTTTTTGTGCCTATATATTGGACTTTTGTTTCTTAGCAAATGTAATTCTAATTGGTCTAAAACCAGTCTTGAAGTTGCTTGGATTTCTACTTCATGTCTTTGAACACGTAGATATTCTTTCTTGGTTTTTGGAAAATACAATTCTTTGCTTTCCGTTAACATCCTTACCCAGAATGGTCTTCTATTATGCTTGCTTGGCTATTTTATTATGGCTGGGCACACAGATGCTAGAAAAGTATACGAGAAAAAAACAAATACTCACTAGCTGCATTATCCTTTTACTGGTTCTTTTTTTGAGCCTTCCGGTACCGGCAAGAGGCTTGGAAATTGTGTTTATCAATGTAGGACAAGGTGATGCTTCTTTGATACGGTACCGAAATTTCAGTATGCTGGTGGATACTGGAACAAGACAAGCTGGTCAATATGCTGTTGTTCCCTTTTTAAGGAGTAAAAAGTTAGAACATATAAATCTATTAGTACTGACGCATCCAGATCAAGATCACATTGGTGGTGCACTTAGGCTTCTAGATAGTGTTGAAGTGGATTATGTTGCTTTTAGTTTTGCTTCTAAAAATGAACTTATGTTAGATGAGACGGAGCTGTTAGAGAAACTAGAAGAGAAGCGCATTCCCTACGGTTACCATGCAAGTGGCGACAGGTGGAGAATTAAGGAGCTGTTGATTCAAACTATTTCACCAAATAGAAAAAGTTGTCAAAAGGAATTGGGGTCTAATGAAGGGTCTTTGGTATTAGCCGTTCGGTTTGAAAATATGTATATTCAAATGACAGGAGATATGGAAGGCACTATGCTTGAAAATTTGCTGGAACCAATTCAAGATGAAAATATATTTCTTATGAAAGCACCGCATCATGGTTCGAGAGGATCATTCGATGAAACGATTTTTAATCAGTTAGATGTGGATTTGGTTGTCGTTTCCTGTGGGAAAAACAATCGATATGGTCATCCACATAAAGAAGTAATAGAGTATTGGCAGCAACGAGCAGTACCAGTTTACCGAACGGATGAGCAAGGTGAACTTTTCTTTCGCTATGTTGATAATGCATTATTCTTAGAAAACTGATTTGTATGTGGTAAACTATTCAGAGAATGAAGATGAGGTAATGAAATGGATAAAATTGAAGATTGGTTGAGTAAAAATGGTTCTAAGCCGTTATATGTTATTGCAGGTGAAAATGGATTTTTACGTAATGAAAATGAACGCGAGCTTTTAGACTGTATCCGGTTAGACCGGGAAGTAGAAAAGTTGGCTGAGAATGAACCGTTAGAGGTCTTGGTTGAAAGTGCTAATATGCTTTCTCTTTTTGGCACCGGAAAGGTAATAATACAGCGTAATCCAGTTTGGCTGAAGAAAGCGGAAGAATTGGATGAATTAATGCAGTGGGTTGAGAATCCCGTACCCGGTATAACGGTCGTAATCGTTTGGGAATTTAAAGCTGATAAACGAAAGAAATCTTTCAAGTGGTTTACAAAAAAGGGAAGCATGATTTTTTGTGATAATTTGAAACCATGGGAGTTACCTGCTTGGATAAAAAAACGGTTTGCTATTCGAAAAAAACGCATAGATCCAACAGCGGCAGAAGCTCTTTTGGCTTTAGTAGGAGATTCTCAGGCACTTCTTGATAATGAGATTGAAAAGATTTGTCTTTATGCTGGAACCCAAAAGGATATCCCCTTGTCTATGGTAGAAGAACTATCTTCTGCAAGTGCAGAAGCAGGCATCTTTGATTTTATAGATACTTTATGCGCCAAACAAGGAGTAGCATGTCTAAATAAGTTGGATAATCTATTGAAAATGAAAGAACCTGAAGTAAAAATCAATTTCATGATTGCTAGGCAATTCCGCATTCTCTTACAAGGAAAGCAACTAAAAAGAAGTGGTGTGCTACGTCAAGATATTGCGTCAAAAATGAAAGTGAACCCATACGTTTGGAAAAAGGCGGAGCCCTTTGTGGATCGTTATTCAGAATCTATTTTAGAAGAGTACTTTTTTAAATCCCAAAAGCTAGATTGGGATATGAAAAGTGGAAAAGGCGAGCCTAGGGTTTTACTAGAACAACTGATTTTAGATTTTTGCTCTAACGAATCCTAATTCAGCTAGAGGGTTAGAACAATTGCGAAAAAGACGTGATTTGCAGCCCAAATCGTAGGAAAATATGACCAGTGTTATAGGGTATTATATGGTATTTCTAAAGCTGATGTAATATCAGCTTTTTTTGTTTTTCTTGACAATATTAAACAGCTATAATTGCTATACAGTTAGTGTCAAGTTAAGTGCGCAATTTCATCAGTATTGAATTAGGCATTGTGCCGGTCAAGCTGCTTGTTGTCGTTCGGAAGCAGTCAGCTCAAGAGTTTCTGGTTTAACATAAGAGCGGCCAGTAGACCAGTCCTCACTGTACTCAATAAGGTAACTGGTAACTAGACGGACATAGGAATCAGTGGTAGGAAAAACACCTACAACACCGGAGCGACGTCGGATCTCTCGGTTGAGTCTCTCAATCATGTTTGTAGATGAAATCTTTCGAGAGTCAATGCGAGGGAATTCGTAGAATCTAATTGAGTCTTCAAGCCCTTCTTCCAGTGTTTTAATCGCTTTAGGAAATCGGGATTCGTACTCGTCCATAACCAGGTTCGCATAAGACCGTGCAGCTTGTTCATCCGGCTGAAGCCATATGTTTTTAAGTTTCGCAGCAAAGGATTTCTTTTCCTTTGCTGGTATATATGCCAAGATGTTTCTCATAAAGTGAACCTTGCATCGCTGCCAGGTGGTACCGATGAACGATTCTTTTACAGAAGCTACAAGCCCTTTGTGAGCATCACTGACAACCAACCAGACCTTCTCCAGACCACGTTCCTTCAGAGAGTCAAACATGTGATTGTAGCTGGCCTTGGACTCTTCATACATGGGTTCAACAGCCAGAATATCCCTGGTACCATCGGTTCTAAGACCACAAACAACATGGACTGCCATATTGGCAACATGCCCATCAACGCGAATTTTTTCGTAAAGGGCATCAACCCAAAGTACGGGATATTCCTTATCCAGTTCTCGGTTCAGAAATGCATCTACCTGAGACTGTAATTCCTTGGTGATGTTACTGACCTGGCTCCTTGAAATAGATTCAATACCCAGGCTCTTGGCAAGCTTCTCGATTTTTCTAGTGGAAACTCCGTTGATGAATGCCTCTTGTATAACATTGATCAGAGCCACTTCGGATCGTTTCCGTTCAGTCACGAAGAAGGGGATATAGCCTCCCTTACGTGGTTTGGGTACCATCAAGTACATGCTGCCCATTCTGGTGTCAAAACGTCTTGGGCGGTATCCTGCGCGATACTTTTTACGAGTCTCGGTGCGCTCAGATTTGCCAGCACCGATTTCTTCTGCAAACTCAACTTGCATGAGTTGATCGCAAAGCCAAGTAAGCATCGCGAGCATAGGATCTTCAGTAGTCATGAATTTGAGTAGCATTTTTTCGAAGGGTAGATTAGAATTAAGATGAGTCATCAGTCGATCTCCTTTTCGGATAGTTTCGTCACTTACCTAATTCGGAGTTTACTGATGGCTTTCCTTTTTATTAATCACTTTTGCGCATTTAATTGTATACGATCGCTATACAGGTATAGAGAAAGTAAAAAAAGGGGCGATAATAAGTGAGTATCAGCATCTATGAAGATTGCTATTTATTTCACAAGATGATAGAATAATATATGAAAAATTTCACAATCAGGCAAAGCCAAAACAAATGGGTCTGTGATAGAAGAATGACCTATACCTAATATTATTATTTTTGATTTCAATATACTTGTATGTTAATAAATTATTGGGAGGAAATGTAAAATATGGCGATTAAACGTGGATTTGACTTATTGTCACCTTGTGAAATAACCCAAATGGCAGCTTCTGTGGGCGTAAGTAAGGGTAAGGAAAAAGGCATAGTTCTGTTGGTCTTGGGGATTATGGCGGGAATATTCATTGGTTTGGCATCCGAGTTTAACATTATTGCGACTTTTGATACTGGTCTCAATGATAGCTTGACAAAACTACTTGGTGGTCTTGTTTTTTCACTAGGACTGATTTTAGTGCTAATAGCAGGTGCGGAACTTTTTACTGGAAATACCCTGTTAATCATTTCTTTTTTAAGTAGAAAAATTAGTCTAAAGGAGCTTTTGCGTAACTGGGGCATAGTATATTTAGGAAATTTCCTTGGTTCGTTAATCTTGGTAGCCCTAATCGTTTATGCGCGTCCTTGGATTGGAGGAAAGGAACAATTTGCTTACCATGCGATTAATATTGCAGCTTCAAAAGTGAACCTTGACTTTTCTACGATATTTGTGAGAGGCATTTTGGCTAATATGTTAGTAGTACTAGCCGTTTGGCTGAGTTTCAGCGGTCGAACTTTGATTGATAAAGTTGTTGCTGTGATTTTTCCCATCACAGCTTTTGTGGCTTCTGGATTTGAACACTGTATAGCCAA contains these protein-coding regions:
- the ltrA gene encoding group II intron reverse transcriptase/maturase → METKLTRIACIAKAKPKERFTSLVHLIDEELLKQCHQELNGKKSVGVDEVTKEKYQQNLEDNIRVLHQKLRQMSYKPQEVKRVYIPKAGSHKKRALGIPTHEDKIVQLAVNKILTVIYEQDFLDFSYGFRPGKNCHDAIRGLNTILVTKKTNWVVDADIRGFFDNVDHQWMRKALEVRIADKQLIRLIMRMLKSGIMEQGVRQSTLVGTPQGGVISPLLANIYLHYILDLWFEKSIKKHNRGETEMVRYADDFVCCFQYENEAKQFYQQLQERLRKFGLEVAHNKTSIIEFGRYAHANRQKKGLGKPATFNFLGFTHYCGRSRNGKFRVKRKTEKKKFWGAIARMKDWLKQHRNLPIRDILQGVRIRLLGHYRYYGITDNSPMLSKYQYWVTWLMFKWINRRSQRNSYTWENFEMFLRTNPLPGPKVYISII
- a CDS encoding IS256 family transposase, which gives rise to MAQYNITLTEELLHGLFVSDGKDEAFSNLLEEIFNQVLVAQSNDQIGAAPYERTDERKAYRNGYRDRQLTTRVGTLTLHVPRHRNGDFSTELFERYQRSEQALLLAMMQMVVSGVSSRKVEDITYELCGRKFSKSMVSKLCEKLDPIVKNFQNRPLEKHYPFLVVDALYLKVREDNRVRSKGLLVAVAVNQEGYREIIGFRVADTESETSWREFFSSLKDRGLKDVHLVTSDSHRGLVNAIRKHFQGATWQRCQTHFSRNVLDLTPKSLQPELKEHLRRLYEAVDLESATKVRDEIIDKYETKASRAMNLLDEAFADVTAVLSVPLKYRKRLRTSNGIERLNQEIRRRERVIRIFPNEASVIRLIGALLMEQDEKWQTGRKYFEMDLYYQTFSESKNSAKAAAVA
- a CDS encoding ComEA family DNA-binding protein translates to MLSQLDWKVKKVVVVVVGITLLGLGSLSVKLVKGSEQAIVYEGETESGSIAYSEGIEKEEVLLAVHVGGEVSIPGVYYLAEGSRVDDAIKLAEPLDTAYLDGLNLAMYVTDGQKIFVPTRGNQHLDGRVNLNTASQGELETLPGIGEVTARKIIRYREDVSPFYAIEDLLRIDGFGEGKLAELKDLVCVY
- a CDS encoding DNA internalization-related competence protein ComEC/Rec2 produces the protein MSLFEIVFFSMLIGIGAALKYGIRMPVVLLILVLTIGLSVLLTTYKKWDTNEKGFNKKCIGLLFVLLVSMIVALVSGKYAEYYSNNRMSQLSKIAKEEYILLYLTQPMQEKTRNSFQGSSQYYSGIFKTEDCEHNFKVSLNLPESLNLGQQIAVDPQKLEIPEPSAGAGQIDFRGYNFSKHILLQGNLAQNEYLRVEQVKKPLAIRIEQHKQRFYRKLDSYFGEQAGLLKGMVFGDTENITDEDLALLTSLGLRHLFAVSGFHVGIYYCLLLMLCALIGCKGWPRTIVITTGLVYFCLLTGYSASTLRASLVLFIYLAMENLEWEKRFATSLAMAGMVLLVWNPYLIYSVGYKLSFAAAFGIQYLYPFFKKMFGMRILGVGLSAWLGSLPFQSVFYGVSWIGIIFTPVFSLFLSLFLPCVFCAYILDFCFLANVILIGLKPVLKLLGFLLHVFEHVDILSWFLENTILCFPLTSLPRMVFYYACLAILLWLGTQMLEKYTRKKQILTSCIILLLVLFLSLPVPARGLEIVFINVGQGDASLIRYRNFSMLVDTGTRQAGQYAVVPFLRSKKLEHINLLVLTHPDQDHIGGALRLLDSVEVDYVAFSFASKNELMLDETELLEKLEEKRIPYGYHASGDRWRIKELLIQTISPNRKSCQKELGSNEGSLVLAVRFENMYIQMTGDMEGTMLENLLEPIQDENIFLMKAPHHGSRGSFDETIFNQLDVDLVVVSCGKNNRYGHPHKEVIEYWQQRAVPVYRTDEQGELFFRYVDNALFLEN
- the holA gene encoding DNA polymerase III subunit delta gives rise to the protein MDKIEDWLSKNGSKPLYVIAGENGFLRNENERELLDCIRLDREVEKLAENEPLEVLVESANMLSLFGTGKVIIQRNPVWLKKAEELDELMQWVENPVPGITVVIVWEFKADKRKKSFKWFTKKGSMIFCDNLKPWELPAWIKKRFAIRKKRIDPTAAEALLALVGDSQALLDNEIEKICLYAGTQKDIPLSMVEELSSASAEAGIFDFIDTLCAKQGVACLNKLDNLLKMKEPEVKINFMIARQFRILLQGKQLKRSGVLRQDIASKMKVNPYVWKKAEPFVDRYSESILEEYFFKSQKLDWDMKSGKGEPRVLLEQLILDFCSNES
- a CDS encoding IS256 family transposase: MTHLNSNLPFEKMLLKFMTTEDPMLAMLTWLCDQLMQVEFAEEIGAGKSERTETRKKYRAGYRPRRFDTRMGSMYLMVPKPRKGGYIPFFVTERKRSEVALINVIQEAFINGVSTRKIEKLAKSLGIESISRSQVSNITKELQSQVDAFLNRELDKEYPVLWVDALYEKIRVDGHVANMAVHVVCGLRTDGTRDILAVEPMYEESKASYNHMFDSLKERGLEKVWLVVSDAHKGLVASVKESFIGTTWQRCKVHFMRNILAYIPAKEKKSFAAKLKNIWLQPDEQAARSYANLVMDEYESRFPKAIKTLEEGLEDSIRFYEFPRIDSRKISSTNMIERLNREIRRRSGVVGVFPTTDSYVRLVTSYLIEYSEDWSTGRSYVKPETLELTASERQQAA
- a CDS encoding formate/nitrite transporter family protein, with the protein product MAIKRGFDLLSPCEITQMAASVGVSKGKEKGIVLLVLGIMAGIFIGLASEFNIIATFDTGLNDSLTKLLGGLVFSLGLILVLIAGAELFTGNTLLIISFLSRKISLKELLRNWGIVYLGNFLGSLILVALIVYARPWIGGKEQFAYHAINIAASKVNLDFSTIFVRGILANMLVVLAVWLSFSGRTLIDKVVAVIFPITAFVASGFEHCIANMFYIPFGIVLKNSPQIITKYSVLYPEVDLTNLHALGFVRFNLIASTLGNIVGGVCFVGALYWYVHIVCPRTNGKSKVNS